The DNA segment GGTCCTCTTTCTTTTGGACGACGGTTGTTGCAATGATGGAGCTAACCCGGTGGGTAACACTCACCACTTCATTCTTGGTGGTTTTCTTTTTAGTGATCAAGTCCTTCAAGTACTTAGCAAAACCCAgcatctcttgaaatgcttccacagaTGGAATGTTCACCGATAATTGCTTTAGGATGTTATAGAACTTCTCGAGATTGCTATCATCAACCTTTCTAGCTAGTCTTTGAGGAAAAGGAGGGGGAGGTCTAGGAATTGGTGCCTCTATTACCTTTTCCTCAACCTCTTCATATCTCACTTCTTGAGCTTTCACCTTCTTCGGGAGTCTTTCAACTTCAACAACATTTGGCACCTCAACTTCCGCCTCATCTTCTTGTTCAAAATCTTCCACTTCGACCACTCGTTCATTATCACTTTGAAGTAGTTTCCCACTTCGAGTTTAATGGACATACAATGAGAGATTGGGCCACTACTACTACCTTTTGGCTTTGCAATTGCATCACTTGGGAGCGTGCCTTTTTTCTTCGGGTTTTATTCTCTTGAGAAATCCCTCATTTGTATCTCCAACTTTCGAATAGATGTGGTGTGAGAACCCACAAGCTCGGTAATATATTTCATTGAAGTGTCAGACCTCTCTTGATTTTGAAATATTCTTTCAAGCATGTTTTTCAACTTGGAATCACTAGAAGAACTCTCCTTCCAATGTGGAGAATTAGAATGTTGCCCCTTTGGTGGAACATAGgggtttgaactccgatttgaaaaattattgttgttgtgaCTCCAATTTCCTTGCTTTGAAATACCTCAGTCGTTTTGCCATTGTTAGTTATCTTGCCCTTGTGGGTTAGGTCTCTATTGGTGTTGTTGTCCCGAGCCTTGGTAGTGTTGTCTTTGATATCCTCCTTGTGAATTGTTAACATAATTTTCTTTTTCGTATTCCTCATTTGACATTGGTTGCACATCTTCCACAATATTCACTTTGTTTGTTTGGTTTTTAGTGAACATTTTTATCAACATATTGACATTGGTAGCAAGCCCGGCAATTACTTGATCTCTTTCTTAATTCTCCTTAATCATGTTGGTCAAATAAGGAGTACCATATGAGATTCCACCCGTGGTGTCTTCCCAATGCCAAGCTTGGTTATGTTCAACCATCTTGTTGAGGATTTGAGTGACCCTTGCAAATGTTTTATCCATGAATGATCTATCCGCCACATTCTTGGCTATGGATTGATTCATAGGATCCAAGCCCATGTAAAACTTCTCCAACAAAATAGTGTCCGGAAACCCATGATTCGGTGGTCTCACCAAATATAGGTTGAATCTAGCCCATGCCTCATATAGGTGTTCTCCTGGTaattgcttgaagaagaaaattttatCCTGAAGCTCGGACTTCTTGCTTTGAGGGAACCATTTTGCTAGGAAATCTCGCACAAGTTCGTTCCAAGTGTGGATGGAGTTAGCAGGTAGATTTTGGATCCATTGTCTTGCCTCTCCGATTAAAGAGTATTTGAACACCATCAACCTTAGGGAATCATCCGAGACATGATTCTACTTATGTATTTTATACACACCCAAAAGGTTTCTCAGATGTTGTGTCGGATCATTGTCGGTGGAATTTCGGAAGAACCCCTCCACCTTTAGCATTAGGATTAGACTATGTTCCACTTTGAAGATAGTAGTGTCAACTCTTGGGGGGGGGACAATGTCATTTGTATCCTAAATATATCTATGTCCGCAAACATATTCTCTTCTTCTGTCTCATCCATGCTTACCTAATGACACCAAGCAAAGAAGTcaaagtgtgatggaatagaagaagacgtaaagtaaagcacacactagTTTGTAATTTCAAAACCGTATTCCCCGACAACAGCGCAAAAATTTGATACACTCAAATTACACCTATATAAATGTTGTAAGGCGgtcgatgtcaaatataataacccaactaggttggggtcgaattccatagggaataggtgtgaaaaggttacctGAGTAGTGTATAATTTGATTTAAGTCGTAATTCTACTCCATTAGTTAGAAAAGAGTTTTGTAATTGCGAATTGTTAAGAAAAGTTATTCTGTTAAGAGAATTGATTAATTTGGttaagaaaccaaggttgtgtcccatcaatggaatgtaatgctatcgatgttaatatgatatatttctaatggaaggtcctttgatatgcaaatggtttctaaataactacccaatattttccaataattTGGTAGTATTttctatttatgatttttttcaaatataaaagagcaacaattaagaacaactaatttatgccaagtagaacccacttattcctaagtgaTTCTAGTAAACAACGTTTAAAGCCTTGATTCTTGCTATCcaattctaccaaaccctaacccactttttcaagtaaagatagagtaaaatggcactagtcaatgtttgcaaccatcaaccataaatgaaacatgaaaaatgaatagaaatcaaccaaccattatatatatattcaatggtaaacacccattaacattacaTCCACTTAGGGTCCAAacccttagtatttaaagttatcTACTCATACTACAATACAAGAACAAAGCAATAAATAAATTCATAAAAGCTTACAAAGAGGACAGTCTtgaaatctctctcaaaaagctccaaaataatGATGTATTCAATGCTCTAAGTGTAGCTACTTTTTCAGAAAAGATGACCCACAAAACCCCTAGTGATTCTATTTATAATGGTCCAAAATTTGTGGACAAAATGTGACAAAATTGACCTTCTAGATTAAGACTGTGACCGCAGAATGGGTCGCAGAACACATCGCGGTCCACACATCTTCACCCACACCGCAGATCTGATCACAAAGTTTTCTAGTTCTACctcgcatattgattatgcggtccacatacaGGTTTCGCGGCCGCATAGTGTACCGCAGAATCATCTTCACTAGAAGCCCTCTTTCATTTGTGCGACAACTTCGCGGTCCGCATAAGAGTTTTGCGACCACATAATAAAGCACAGATTTGACTCTCTAATACTGGATGGCCTGGTTAGCTCTACGATGGGTTTGGGGTCCGCACATCAGTTCTGCGATAGCAGACCTGTCGCATATCTGCCTTTTCATGGGTTTTTGTCATCTTTTTCATATTCTTGGTTCTTCAAGTCTGGTTTTCTACAAAACACCAAAACTACATAAGAAATGACTTATAATGCTTTAAAAGATGAGCTAAAGTCTATGTAATTAGTATCAAAAGTGCCACATTTCTACGGCACATCAGTCATCAAGTACATGAGCTCTATAGAATAAGTAAATACAAGGTTTGAACAAAATACTATATTGTCCGAAAGActaaacagtaataacatgaaACAAGGAGAAGGACTTCAAGGCCTGCGAACAGAATAGCAGTGCTACCTCGGAATCTCCACGAAGATATAGATAACAACTCTCTAGCAATCACCGCTACCAGCAATACCTAGATCTGTATATGaattgcagagtgtagtattaatACAACTGACCGCAGGTACTCAGTAAGTAGCAAGCGTAACCTCGGTCTGAAAGCTGAGACGAGGTTGGAAAATTTTGATACTCACTTTCAGCagccaacaacaataataataacataataataagGAAAAGCAGCTCAAATACTATCAAATTCAACTCTTGCACAATAAGAGGAGAAATAAGCATGTTTTTCAAGTACATCAGTCAAGGCATCGACATTTTCTACAAAAATCACCTAGATATGGATTTATCAAAGTAAACTGTGATATCAAGATCTAATCATCAAATAGAGACATAAAATACTaattagcatgaggaaaatactaCTTTATTCCTGCATGACAAGTATACATGCCAAAATTAACAACATCATCGTTTAATCATCAAGTATAtaaaatctcagcactgcatagTGCGTGGCACAAATACCCCTAATCATACTCTCAGCACGCTCACGATGCATGGTGCAATGACCCTGAATGATcacacatacacatacacacagtgcattgtacgggtgcctggcataaGCCCCTCACTAAGCACATATCAAGTGCTTGTACTCATAGGCTTAATACCTGACTCCGAAGGGATGAATCCTAGACCAAGCGCTGATCGGATCAAAAGTCAACGATCAATATCACTCAGCCCCCTTTATGTAAACGTCACCTCACAATCAATATCAACACAGATCTAAGAACTAAGATCAGTCACCAATCCATTCAATATGGCTTTATGGCCCAAAATCAATCATCAATTTCCtcaagtctcaatatgccaatacCTCACAGTACTATAATCATAATACCGCACGGAATGCACTAACGTACTACAACTTACCTCAAACTCATATCACACATACAAGGATACTATCAACACGTGAGATAACATCTAAAGAGTGTACATAGATAgagatataacacacgaatataatATCACGGTTGAAAGGTATAACTACGGCTAAGGCAAATATCTTAACATAGCAAAATAGttctatcatgtctcaaacagataagtagatagcctagacatgatttctagcatgaataatattTCATCTAGTCAAACAAGTGCCGATGGGGAGATACCCTCAAGCCAAGCTTATGCAAGGTACTCCCCTCAAATGTGCGAGAATTAATGCTCTAGAAATCcattgcctcgcaaatcggcttCCGAACGAGTCAAATCTAGTCAatacaactcaataacatcaaataatgccatagaaatcaattccaaacagTAAAGTTTCAGTCTTCACTCAATTACACAAAGGCagacaaaaagtcaacccaaccCCACTTCTCGGAACCacacaaaactcataaattccgaCTATCCATTCGAATACGTGTCCATATATACAAGTTTCATCAAAATTCGACTCCAAATCGaggctcaaatctcaattatttACTTTCCAAAATCTAgcacaaaacccccaaatttcactttcaaATCTAATAATCAATATGTAATAATCCATTGGTAAATAagatataatatcaaaatcaagtaAAAAAATTACCCTCAAAGTGGTGATGAAAATCTTCCCAAAAATCACCTCTAGCCgagctccaaaactcaaaatagtgaaaataaaccAAACCCTCAAAATATAACGTCCTGCTAGTGATTGCCGCATCTACGGACAAAATGGTCGCTTCTGGGATGTCGCATCTACGGCAAAACCCTCGTAGATGTGCAAACAAACCAGCTGACCTCCCATTTTTGCGATGAAATTCTGTATCAACGGATGCACTTCTACGCATACACCTTCGCACAAGCGGCCTTGCACCTGCACCACTCTAGCGTAAATGCGATCCACCCGGGCCACTGCCAGCTTCCGCCTCTGTTCACAAAATCCCACACATGCGGCTCCGTAGGTGCATTATACCAGATCGCAGGTGTGATGCACCAGGTTCCTACCAAAAACTAGTAATGCCATAACTCACCAACATAGATCGAAATCAATTTGAAACACTCTCGAGCCCCacgagaccccgtccaaacatacaaacaagtccaAAGACATTAAGCAAACTTATCCAAATTCTCAAAACATAACAAataacatcatcaacaataacaacaaaacagtgtaatcccataaatagggtttggggagggtagtgtgtacgcagaccttacccctaccttatagagatagagagattatttctgatagaccctcggctcaaggaacaTTGGAAATAAAGCAACCAAGTAGCAAACAATAGTAATAACAATGTAATATATTAACGAGCGCGAATGAGACAACATGTAATAATAAATAACCATGAATAAGACAATACAAAACTAGTCCTAGTACTACTGGTAAGCCTAGGAGGAACACACTACTATCTgtcaacctacaaccctaatcctcgacctccacaccttcctattgTGGGTCATATCCTCGGTAAGCTGAACCAATATCTTGtctaattacctctccccaatacttcttaggcctacccctTACCTTTATCAGACCAGCCATGGATAACCTCTCACACCTTCAGACCGGAGCATCTatgtctctcctcttcacatgcccgaaccatctcaacctcaaTTCCAGAATCTTGTCCTCTACAGATGCCACTCCTACCTTGTTcttaataacttcattcctaatcatgTCTTTCctggtatgcccgcacatccatctcaacatcctcattttagctactttcatcttctgcacATGGGACTTCTTGACAGACCAGTACtcaaccccatacaacatagtcagtCTAACCATCACTCTGTAGAACTTGCCCTTAAGTTCAGGtgacacattcttatcacacaaaacctTCGAGGCGATCCTCCATCTCATTCACCCCGCTCCAATATGATGTGTAATATCCTCATCAATATCCCCGTTGccttgaataatagacccaagatacttgaaactatctcttttgaggatgacttgagtacCAATCTTCATTTCCACTTCTTTTCCATGCATCCATCACTGAACTTGCACTACAAGTACTCAGTTTTtgacctactcaacttgaaacctttagactccagtgTTTTTCTCCAAATTTCCAACCTAGTGTTAACTCCGCCTCGCATTtcgtcaatcagaactatgtcatcagcaaatagcatacaCCATGACACTACCTCTTGTATGTGTCGCGTCAGCACATCTAACATTAAGGCAAACAAAAACAGGCTAAGAGTCGATCCTTGATGCAACCCCATCTCCACTGAGAAATGATCCAAGTCTCCTCTCGCAGTCCTCACCCAAGTCTTTCCTCCGTCGTACAtttccttaatcaccctaatgtatgccACCAGGATACCGCTAGCCTCCATACATCTCCATAGGACCTCTCTCAGGACTTTATCATAGGTCTTctctaggtcaatgaacaccatatgcaagtccttcgtGCTCTCCCTATATTGCTCCACTAATCTCCTCACAAGGTGAATGGCTTCTGTAGTAGACCTTCCCGGCATAAATCCGAATTGGTTCTCGAAAATAGTAACACTACGTCGCACCCTTCTCTCCActaccctctcccaaactttcatagtatgactcaacaacttgataCCCTTATAGTTGTTACAGtcctggatatcacctttgtttttATACAACGGGATCATCAAACTCCACCATCAATATTCGGTCATCTTCTTCATCCTGAAAATGACACTAAACAAACCAGTAAGCCACTCCAAGGCTGCTCgacccaaaataatatcaaaatcaagaatTGACGATCAAACCAATCTCTTAAGTTCTAAACTTTCCAACTTCGCCGAACATGTCCGAATCAAGCCTAAACATTTTGTATTCCAACCAAACTTCACACACAAGTTCCAAGCTACTAAATGAACTTATTCCAAGCCCCGAAATAATAACCCGAATTCGATATCGTCAAAATCAACTCCCAGTCAAgtctatgaacttttcaaaccttcaaacttaCAACTTTAGTTAATTAGAGCCAAAAAAACCTAGTTACCTCCAACTCCGGACATACGCCAAAGTCAAAAATTACCAAACGAACCTAcgaaaaccatcaaatcaccaatcaGAGGTCATCTATTCagaagtcaaatattggtcagcTCTTACAAGTTAAGCCTCCAaccatggaactaagtgttcAATTTTACTcccaaaacatcccgaaaccaaaccgaccatccccgcaagttacaAAACAACAAACAAATATACATGAAGCATCAAATAGGTAAACaagattcaaatacataaaacaacCGACTGGGTCGTTACAGATTTAAATTGGTATCATTGTATTACTCTTTCTCACATCTCTTTGTATTCCCAAAGTTTTGCTGGAAATAGTTTAATTGCACCATTAGTAATATTCTATTTTCCTTTTTACCATATCAATTGACTATTCAAATTTCATTTTGTCTGGGTTTAACTTCTGAAAACTCCATGCAGTAAcactaatttttctttttttatttaatttcctTGAAAGTTTCGGCTCAGAAAATGTAGAGATGAATCTCATCAAGGCTTCTTCGGGAAATGGTATTTTGAATGTTTATGTCCTCGCATCGAAAGTAACAGCATAATGATATGGACATAATGATTTCTTTATACACAAAAGCTTAATTCAGATTATGATATTTACAATGTCTTATCGTACTTTTTTGTGTGTTGGGTAATTAAGATGTTAAATGAGATTATTTGTATTGATATTCTATTAATCAATAGTGAAAATCATTTATGAAAGCATATCGAGCTTTTAGATATAAGTTCATTTTGTATAAGAGCTGTTTGAAGACGAATTtcgttaaaatataaaaatactaggAGTACTATCACGTTTCAAAAATTCAAACGTAATCCAACTTGCTCTTGTAGGTGCTGGGAATTTCTAGTGATGAATGTAGAAAACATATTTTTGAGGGAGAAAGGGAACCACTGTATGGAGTAAAATTGGTTAACGGCGGTTGAACGAATGACTAGACGATATGTAAAATCGAAGACATATAAGATATGAGTCAGCAAATAGTTGGCACCGGATACAAGCATGTAACCGGTGTTGAGTAAGTTCTGAAGGCATTGAAACCGAGAAGGAAGGTTTGAAAGTAAGACATCAGTTGGAAAAAACAGCATTCAATGAGCAACCGTTACGAGGAATCTCTGTATTAATAATTAACGGTTATACAACCATCAATAAGGGTTTTTTTCTCATTCAAGAAGAGCTTCATTTGGGGATCTTGTCTCTCGATAGCTCTATAAATAAGAAAACTTCTATCCATAGTTAGATACAAAAAAATCATCTCTACTCAAAGGCTATAATTTGCTCTCATTTTATAAAATTACATACTTTTTTTTGTTCTTAATATTATTCTTGTTACTGTTTCCTTAGAGGCTCATCATACCGCCAGGCTTGTATTTCCTTTGAGTTATTTTCATAATCTTGATTCTATTCTtatctatttcatatttttggatcaaattaatttacgtgtctataaatcacgttacaaatttaattataccGTTTTACAAGCAAATAATTTGGCACACACCATGAGGCATAGACAATTGTATAattgctttgatccattcatcagtTACTAACGaaatttgttttctttcttagcaaaacaaaaatcaaatatgGCAGCTAACGATGTGAACAATGCTTACAATGTTGGAACACACAACGAGCGAGAGGATGCGTTCCAGCAGGAAGATTCAATTAGTGAAACTCGCAACGACGGAGATGAGACAACTCCGATTGGCAAAGAACAAAATCATCGTCGTGTGAGAAGTCTGACTCCTGATGATGTGGATGATGAACATGTTGTCGAGACGGTCAAAATCTTGAGAGAGAAACAAAGGGAAATTATGAAGCATCTCTCAAGGCAAGACCGAGTGATGACAGAGTTGAAACCCCAATGGAGCAGTTTCGATTCCTCCTAGCGTGCCTGGAAATCAAACAGCACAAAGAATCTATAACGTTGCTCCAAGGGAAGGATTCAATTTTAATTAAAATGAAGCAGGTTTTGCCGGTAATGAATCTGGGAAGTACAACAATGCTAACAATCCTTTCAAAACCAAGCTCATGAGATTCACGAGGGAGATGAATGAACGAATTGACCAAAATGATAAAGAATTTCATGTTTGGATGGATCAGATCTCGGGAGTACCAATGGGGTTGAAGGGACTGGATTCAACGAAATATATGCAGCTGTTGTCCAAACTGAGTGCGGCCTCAGAGTTGATCACGAAAAGATTCAAGATGCCAGATATTCAAAAATATGATGGACTTCGGATCCATAGGGGCATATCATAACTTATACTACGGCAGTAAAGAGAAATGATTTGGCCCTGCACAAGATTGAATTTGTCACCCTCTAGAAATTTGgcgaaaccctaatgaagggtgctttaacatggtattctcttttacctaaGCATTCCATTGACTCTTTTGAAATACTTGCAAATTCATTTATTAATACTCACGCTGAGGCTAATGTGTCGTAGAAATACAACACTTTCGATACTAATTTCATAGACTTTAGTTTATCTTATAAAACATTGTAAGTTATTTCTTATGTAATTTTGGTGTTTTACAGGAAATTGAACTTGAAGAGCCAAGTAcgtgaaaaagatgaaaaaaaccATGAAAAAGGCAGATTTGCGATAGATATACGACCGCATAAgtgatatgcggaccgcaaaccCATCACAAACGTAGCCAGAAAATTCCAGTGTCAAAGAGGCAAAATGTGGTTCAATTTGCGGTTGCATAACTCATGTGCGGGCCGCAGAATTATTGCATAAATGCAAGATGAATTCCAGTGAAGACAAATATGCGATCAAGTTTGCGGCCGCGAAATTATTATGTGGACCGCAGAACTAATATGCGGTGTAAATATAGAAAGCTTGTAGATCAGTTGTGCGGTACTGTTACAGATGTGCGGACTGCGGATCAGTTCCACGGTCCATTCCGCGGTCGCAAAATCTATCTGAAGGGCTATTTCTGTCATATTTTGTTCGCAAATTTTGGGTCATTATAAATAGAATAACTAGGGTTTTGTGGGTCATCTTATATGAAAAAGGTCCTACACTTAGAGCATTGAATACACCACTTGTTTGGAAGCTTTTTAGGAGAGATTCCAAGACTTTGTCTTCATTGTAAGTTTTAATGATTTTATTTATTGCTTTGTTCTTGTATTTTAGTATGAACAGCTAAGTTTAAATagtaaggttgtggaccctaagtgggtgtaatgttaatgggtatttactattgaatatatatatatattcaatgggtGGTTGATTTTTATTCATTTCTTATGCTTCATTTAtggttgatggttgcaaacattaactagTGCCAATTTACTTTATCTTTCACTAGGAAAAGTGGGATAAGATTTGGTAGAATTTAGTAGCAAGAACTCAGGCTTAAAACCTTGTTTTACAGAATCTCTTAGGAATAAGTGGAttctacttggcataaattggttgctcttaattgtaactcttttatatttgggaaaatcataaagaggaaatactactaaactattggaaaatattgggtagtcatttaggaatcatttgcatatcaaaggacctcccattagaaatatatcatattaacaccgatagcattataCACAACCTTGTTTTCTTAATCATTTGAATCAATTCTCTTAACAAAATAGCTTCTCTTAACAAATCACAATTACCAAATTCTTAGCAAACTAATGAAATAGCATTACGACTTTAGTCAAGTGACACACTATTCAAGTAACATTTTCACAcatattccctgtgggattccaCCCCAAtctagttgggttattatatttgatgCGACGCCTTACACCATTTATataggtgtaatttgagcgtattaAATTTTTGCGCCATTGCTAGGGAATACGATTTTGAAATTACTAACTAGTGTGTGCTTTACtgtcttaaaaataaaaagaaagaaaattaatgtATTAAATTCCTAAACAAGCATATACTATACTTTCCCCACGATGTTCGTCACGGCCTCCAAATACATACACTAATGGTCATACTCctgaataaaaatatttacaaattcCTCGGGCATTTCAcggataaaataataaactaaggGACAACATCTAACCTCGAATGAAACGAAAAAATCCTAAAGTTTGTCTCCCCAAGTATGGTCGGCCTAAACATGCTACTAGCGGATAATGTAAGAAAATAAAGTATTCAAGGACTAGTTTCGGTTAAGGTCCGATTTCTTCTCTTCAAACCCACACCCCTCGGCCAAATCCATCAAATAAACATCCTTAAAGTAAAGCAATGTCTACAACAAATAAGCTACTTAGTACATGAAACTAACAAGCAAACAATCAAAGGAATAGTAAATAAAGTGATGAAACGAGATGGAATAACGAAAAGTGGATTAAAAGCACGATGAACCAACTCACATGCACATACATAACAATTTATCACAAATAAAGTTTGCATGCTAAAAATTGCAATGACACACAAATACTATTTAGTTCTACTAAATCATGTTGGTCACACCAAGTGTGAAAATAACAACATTTTGATGAAGGAATC comes from the Nicotiana tabacum cultivar K326 chromosome 14, ASM71507v2, whole genome shotgun sequence genome and includes:
- the LOC107800235 gene encoding uncharacterized protein LOC107800235, encoding MAKRLSGKLLQSDNERVVEVEDFEQEDEAEVEVPNVVEVERLPKKVKAQEVRYEEVEEKVIEAPIPRPPPPFPQRLARKVDDSNLEKFYNILKQLSVNIPSVEAFQEMLGFAKYLKDLITKKKTTKNEVVSVTHRVSSIIATTVVQKKEDPGAFTIPCTIGLRDFARSLCDNGARINLMPLAIYKQTGLGMPRPTSMRLQTADHSIKLGIMDNVLVKVGKFLLPANFVILDCVIDKGIPIILERPFFAIGRALKDSKRNEIKFRVNDEEVTF